The nucleotide window GGAAACTAATGACTATAGAAATCCCTTTAGGGGACAAAGCCTTCTGGCCACCCACAGCAGTGCGGGGCAGGGGCAGTGGAAGAGCTTGGGCTCAGGAGCTAGAATGCCCTGGGTTTATATCTGGCTCTGCGACTTACTTGTGttatttgggcaagttattttaccTTGAGTCTTCAGGTTCCTCAGCTGTAACATGGGCAGCAGAAACGATAGTATGCACTAAATATTCCTGGACTTGAatctcccagcttcccttgcagaaGGTTGAGGTCACATGATTAGTTGCAGCCAATGGTCTCTGAGTGGAAGAGGCATGTGTCAGGCCTGGCTGAGGCATTTAGGGATCCATGTGcttccttcatctctctctcccatCTTCCACAAGGACCTTGGAGGCCACTCTTCCAGATGGTGAGGCTATGAGATGGGAGAAGGGTCTCCTGCCCTGCATCAAAATTTACATGACTGGTAAATAAAGCACTATGGTACCAAGCCACTGAAATTTCAAGAGTTCTCTGTTGTGACAGCCTTTGTTAATTACCCTAACACAGGGAGGGCTAACAGAGCTCATGGACACAAAACCCTCTGAGCTCAGTGGGAGCTGTTATCTTAGAGAAAAGACCTAAGCCCCCTATATCAGTCAGCTCATGCTGCCATAAGAAAACACCATAGGCTGGGTGGCCTAAACGACACAAATTTACCTCTCAcacctctggaggctggaaatccaagataagggtgccagcatggtctggttctggtgagaaccctttttctggcttgcagacagctgccgtctctctgtgtccttacacagcagagaggaagagacagcaagctctctggtgtccctTCTTATGATGgtgctaatcccatcatgaggggaCCCTCAGgacttcatctaaacctaattacctcccaaaggccccatctccaaatctCATCTCACTGGGGGATCTggcatcaacatatgaatttggggaaggggggaaacaattcagtctatagcacccCCTTCAAGTCAGGGCCCCTCAGATATTTTCTtatgagcaatttttttttttaattattggagtatagttgctttacaatgttgtgttagtttctgctctacagcaaagtgaatcagttatacgtatacatatatcccctcctttttggatttctttcccatttaggtcatcacagagcattgagtagagttccctgtgctatacagtaggttctcattagttatctattttatatatagtagtgtatatacgtcaatcccaatctcccaagtcaCCCCCCCccgtttccccccttggtgtccatatgtttgttctctacatctgtgtctctgcttggcaaataggttcatctgtactatttttctagattccaaatatatgcattaatatacgatatttgtttttctctttctgacttacttcactctgcatgacagtctctcaacaataaatgctggagagggtatggaaaaaaaggaaccctcctacactgttggtggaaatgtaaattgatacagccactgtggaaaacagtatggaggttccttaaaaaactaaaaacagaacaaccatatgacccagcactcctgggtcatatacctggagaaaaccataattcaaaaagacacgccaatgttcatagcagcactatttaccatggccaggacatggaagcaacctaaatgtccatcaacagaggaatggataaagaagatgtggtccacatatacaatggcatattagccataagaaggaacgaaattgtgtcatttgcagagacgtggatggacctagagactgtcatacagagtgatctcactagcaaaattttaaaagcagaagcATCCAAGGGTGGGGTGAGGTGCGAGTTTCATCCAGAGGGAAATGGTGCGGAAGGCCTGCCTCCCCCAGTTCCACTGAGGGCTACCTGCAGCTCTCCCTGAACCCTCTTCCTTCCCAGTCTTCCTCTCCTCGCCCCCTCCATCTCGCCCCCATTCTAAGGTGGGTGAATTATATACAATTTACAAATTCTTTGACAGTTAATTGACTCCTTAAACCTGGAAGACGTCTAGGTCTTAGAGGTCATCTGGCCTTACCTCCTGGctgttttattttgtggtacgcgggcctctcactgttgtggcctctcccgttgcggagcacaggctctggacgcgcagcctcagcggccatggctcacgggcccagccgctccgcggcacgtgggatcctcccggaccggggcacgaacccgcgtcccccgcaccggcaggcggactcccaaccactgcgccaccagggaagccctggtttttttttcttttttttttggccgcagcccaaggcttgtgggatctcagttctcccACCGGAGATTGAACCCAGCGGCCCCGAgttttaatcactggaccgccagggaattcccattgcCTCCTGATTCTTACAGAGGACGTGTCTGGGCCTGTGAGGGTATGAAAAACACCAGAGGGCGGGGCTGGCTTGTCCAAAAGGTCagggtgggtggggtggtgggCAATTTGGTGCAGCGAAGGGCAGAGAGAGTCAGAACATCAAGAAGCAAGATGTTTCATTTCAGCATATAAATTTtgcataatttttgaaaataaagttttagtttacagttttaagttttaatttgcaAGTAATACATACTTATGGCCCTAGGGCCCCTAAAATCGATCATCTGGCCGGTCCACGCCTGAGTCAGGGTCTCATAGGAGCGCCTTTCCTAATTCCATCCTTTTGCCGGGGCCTGGGAGCCTCCTGGGCGCTAGAAAGGGCTTCTGCTGGTTTGGGCCTCCGCTCTGGAGTGGCCTGTGACCATTAACTCCCTCACCCTCcgcccccagcccagggcgggcgctGGGGGCGCCGGGTCACGTGGCAGCGGGAAGGTTTATCCCCGCAGCCTCTGGGAGCCCGACGGGACTTCTGCTTCCCAAGCGCATGGCCTCGGCTCTCGCGATACTCGCGGCGATGCTGCTCCCCTGCTGGGACGCGTTCCCGCAATTTAAAAAGGGGTCTACAAAGGTGAGCCAGGAGAGCTTTTGGAACCTTCCACTCTAGCAGAGGGCGGTGGTCGAGGTATCATCGTCTAGCCAGAAGGTGCCAGTTGGGTTttgagagagaagagggggaTGGGGGGAACCACCCCATATTGGCGATTTCTTCTCAGGCTGGAAGCTTGATAGGTTCCCAAAGGACTTCAAAGCCCTGCTTCACCTCCCCGGTGGCTCTGGAGGGGAAAGAAAGTGGTCTTATAACCAgcaccatcccctccctcccaacaCCCGCTCCCGGACACTCGGTCCTGCCCGCCCCACTAAAGTGTGATCTGGGAGTATTTTCTCCCCCCAACAAAGGTCACCCTTTGGGACCCACAGAGCTGAAGGAGGCCCCCAggagaggagaagcagagggaaAAGTACTAAACTgccacccttcctctccccctgctCCTCTGAGTACTGCTGGAGGGGTgccgggggtgggtgggaggtggggtgacCATCTCAGGGCTACTCTTTCTGGACTCCTGGGGCTTTGGCAATGtcagggaccccccccccccgacccctACACACAAACGCTGCCAGAGAGCTGGTGACTTAGGGCGGGTCCCCACAGACGAACGGGGCTAGGTGTTCCCACCACTCGGAGTGCTACAGCGACTGCTGTCTCATCAACTTGGACCACGGTGTGCCTTCTGTGTCCCTAGGGCCAGAATAACCATGATGTGCTTGCCCCAGGTGAGACTCGGGTGGGGCAGCCCCTTCTGGTATGTAGGGTGGGGATGGGTTAAAAAACCCATGTGGCTGCACCTGCTTTTTTTACCCTTTCCTTGGAGCAGCCTTTCCCCCTTCTCCACCTGGCAAACTCCTAATCGTCCTGCAATAACAACTCCagccacctcctctgagaagactTCCCTCCTTGGAGCTCTGACACCCTTGGGACCCAGACCCTCAGCAGAGCATGTATCTTCCTGACTTCCCTGCCTTCCATCTGCCTCCGCCACTGGGCAGAGCTCTGCAAGGGAAGGATTAAGGCATATTCACTTTTGAACCCCTACCCACCCAGCTTAATGCCTGCACACAGtagtactcaacaaatgtttgttgcatgaatgaatatCTCTACCCTAACATCACTGCAGCAAAGCGGGTGGGAAAAGACCTCCCAACCCATCCCTACCTCCCTGCTGCTATGACCTAATTTCTTGAGCGGAGCTGCCGTGGCAGGCTCACAGTTTTGGGATTGGACCTGAGTTTAAACCCTGGCTTTTCCAGCCCCTGTCTTTGTGACCTCAGACAGATCACTTCTGCTCTCTgagcttagtttcctcatctgaaaaatggggttaAAGTACCCACCCCACCATGTCGTTGGGAAGAGTATATGGTCATGGCAGTGACAGTGCTCAATGGAGCATGGTTGTTATTAGCTGGTGGAAATGCAGGGAGCAGAATGCATTGTACATCTTGTTCTTGCTTGCCTTTTCTCTGGCCCTGGGCCCAAATCTTTCTACGGAGGATGGGCTCAGCCTCCCTCTCCCTGTCTGGGGAGCTGCCATTGCCCAGGGAGCCAGTCAGGCCGCTCCTGTGGCCTAAGTCTACAGCTGAAGTGGCCAGAGGATCTTTTCATCATGGGCACTTGATCTactttattttgtctattttctcaaaataacaaatggggttactattattatccccatttgacggatgcagaaactaagacaaagaAGCCTAAGGTCACAAAGTTATCAGCTGTAGAGCTGACAGCTCACGTCTGTCTCACTCCATCACTTATGATCTTGCTTCTGCTCCCTAAGGAGTTTAAACCCCCTTCTTTCCTGCACCTTGGTAACTCTCAACTCTCTTACCTGTTTTCCGCAGACCAAGGGCGCCATGAACATCATATGCCCCGGCCAAGTAGGCTTAAGTTGCATACACAAGGACCCAGTCTGTACCCGCCGGTGCCATTTGATTTAGAGGATGCAGGCTGGTCActgccacccctccctccctctcctccttgcgGCGGGGGGGGGGCCCATCTTGCTCAAAAGACATTAAAGTCACTTCCTGGCTCTGGCTTCTGTCTGCACTTCCTGGGAGAGGGGACTGGATAGGGATTGCTCCAGTCTGGGGGTAGCTGAAAGGGGAGACAGGAGGCATGATAGAGCTTCCCATGGGGTTTGGCCCTGTCTGGAGGCCTGGTGGCCTCAGGGCGGATCTGCAGGAGGGAACTGGGGTGTAGGGGTGAGAAGAGGCTGCATCCAGGAAGGGCCAAGCCTTGGGAAGGAGGGCTATGTGGGAGGGGCACGGTTGAGGAATGTGCCTCGAGGGAGTATGTTGAGGTGCTCATGGATGGGTATGTGGTAGGGGGGACTGAGAGGGGGATCTGAATGCTTTTCAAGGGGAACACGAGGGTGGAGATCATTGAGAGAGTGTTTATGAGAATGCGTGTGAAGCATAAATGCAAAAATGTCCATGCCTGTGGTGAGAAAGTGACCTGGTGCATTGATCTCTCCACGTTCTCTAATATCATCagttccattttatggataaagaaactagctcacacaactcaataacaaaaaagcaaacaacccaatcgaaaaatgggcagaagacctaaataggcatttctccaaagaagacatacggatggccaacaggcacatgaaaagatgctcagcatcactaattattagagaaatgcaaatcaaaactacagtgaggtaccacctcacacgggtcagaatggccatcattaaaaagtccacaaataacaaatgctgcagagggtgtggagaaaatggaaccctcctacactgttggtggggatgtaaattggtgcagccactatggaaaacagtatggaggttcctcaaaaaactaaaagtagagttgccatatgatcctgcaatcccactcctgggcatttatctagagaaaactataatttgaaaagatacatgctgttcactgcagcactatttacaatagccaagacatggaaaaaacctaaatgtccatggacaaatgaatggataaagaagatgtagtacatatatacaatggaatactactcagccataaaaagaatgaagtaatgccatttgcagcaacatggatagacctagagattatcatactaagcaaagtaagtcagaaagagaaagacaaataccatatgatatcacttatatgtgaaatataaaatatgacacaaatgaacttatctatgaaacagaaacagattcatagacatagagaacagacttgtggttgccaaggggggacaGTGGGTAGGGGATGGATTGGGATTTGGGGATAaacagatgcaaactgttatatatagaatggataaacaacaaggtcgtactgtatagcacaaggaactataatcaatatcctgtgataaaacataatggaaaagaatatgaaaaaagaatgtatatatatgtataactgcatcactttgctgtatggtagaaattaacattgtaaatcaactatactaaaatgaaatacattttttttttttgcacgggcctctcactgttgtggcccctcccgttgcggagcacaggctccggatgcgcaggctcagcggccatggctcacgggcccagccgctccgcggcctgtgggatcttcccggactggggcacgaacccgtgtccccctgcatcagcaggcggactctcaaccactgtgccaccagggaagccctgaaatacattttaaaaaaataaaataaagataaagaaactgaggctcagagagctacatgacttgcccaaggtctcaccaTGGATTATCACCATGGGGTATTTTCTGCTGCGGTTATCCAAAAAACCAACCCAAACTGGTCTAGATGCTGAGGGAATTCACTGGGGGTCGGAACTAGAAGTACAGTAGCAGCCTGTCCTCAGGTCTGGCTGAATCCAGTAGCTCCATGGCCCTCAGGCTGGATTCCTTCCCGGTAGCTGCAAAAGTTCCAGGTGTcacataataataacagctaagatttattgagcacttattatgttcCAGACACTGAGCAAAGTGCTTTTTTATCTGTATCAACTCCTCTTATTCTCACAACAGTTATAGTAGGTACTATaaatatccctattttacaaatatgGTATTGAGGCTCAAAGTACCCTTCTCAAAGGTTCAGAGTAGGGGTgaggctgggatttgaatccaggctgtCTTGTTCCACAGGGCAGGCTCTTAACCACAAATCCACCTCACATATGCCAATCATGCCTCCCAGAGAAAGGAAACATCTGTCTCAAAATTCTCAGCAAACGTGCTAAGATCGATTCTGATTGGATTTGCTTAGTCGGCATGCTCAACCCTGAACCAATCATTGCGGTGGAATTAGCCGATTGACTTAGCCTGGCTTATGTGGGAGGGTGCAAAGGTGGAGTCAGCCTCTCTGGGACTATTCCGATGGGGGTGGGTGCAGGTTTTACCTGGTGTCTCCCCAGCCAAGAGGTCACCAACACAGTCAGGACTCAGAATACCATCGCCTTTCCTGGCCAGATCCTGAGGAAGATGCGTGGCCTCAGCTCTGATGTCTGGACCCACTCTCCTGGGTCAGACTGGAACACTGAGACTCTGCACTGAGACTGGAACACCGAGACTCTACCCCCAGTCCAGTCTGTCCTGGGGGTTACCTTGCCCTGGACCCACCCACCACTCCTCATTTGACATAACCACAGTGTAACTCAGAGATCCTTTGCCTCACGCAGAAATCAGAAATTGCTTTTTCTCCTGTCTCATTAGATATCAATCATTTCCCTCATGTCACC belongs to Orcinus orca chromosome 10, mOrcOrc1.1, whole genome shotgun sequence and includes:
- the CLPSL2 gene encoding LOW QUALITY PROTEIN: colipase-like protein 2 (The sequence of the model RefSeq protein was modified relative to this genomic sequence to represent the inferred CDS: inserted 1 base in 1 codon) codes for the protein MASALAILAAMLLPCWDAFPQFKKGSTKTNGARCSHHSECYSDCCLINLDHGXAFCVPRARITMMCLPQTKGAMNIICPGQVGLSCIHKDPVCTRRCHLI